TCCGCTGCGGCAGTGCGCAAGCGGTGTCACCGCTTTGCCCATGCATCAGAGGTATCGTTTCGCGATCGTGCGCCACCGAAGCGGCCGGCAAGCGCGGCGGCGAGTGCGCCGAGCACAAGTGCAAAGAATGCAACTAGCGCACCGCGCGAAGCGACCCGGGCGGCAGTTTCGGCTGCTTGTGCGGCCTTGGCTTTGGCGTCTGCAACAGACTGCTCATATTTGCGCTGATAGTCCTGCACCTTCGCCTTGGCCTCGTCGGACGAGATACCCTGCGCCTGCGCCAGAGCCTGCGCGGCCTGCTCGACCGCCTGCTCCTGCTGGGCCTTGTCACCGATCAGAGCGGCACGCACGGCGTTCACCGCGGTGTCGCGAAGCTGGGCCGGATCCTGACCACCGGTCGATGCCCGGATCTGTCGCTCGATGTCCGGAAACAAGCTATCAACTGAATTCGGCACCGAGGCACTCGCGGTTTGCATGGCACCACCGACCATGTGCGCGGTACCGCCGAGCACATTGTTCATTGCGCCAAATACACCACCGAGCAGGCCCCCGATCGCGGAGCTAAGCAGGCAGATCATCACGAGTGTCGCAGCGGCCCATGAAATCAGACCATGATAGCCTGCCTTTGCGGCCATCGCGCTGCTGCACATGCGGCCCGCGATGTAGCCACCCGCGCAGGATGCCAGCAACCCAGAACCGATCCACCAGATCGCCGCTGCGAGTGACAGCGAACCGGCATCAGCTCCACCGGTCGAAGCTGAGGTGAGACTGGCAAGCCCGATCCCGACTCCCAGAACCGAAAGCGTGAGTTGCGTAACCAGAGCGGCCGCGACGCCTGCCAGGACAGCGCCCCAGGAGATCGTGGACGAAGCCCAAGCCAGGCGAGCGTTTGAGTCGACCGCCCGGGCCGGGCCGCCGTCATAATATATCGTCATGATACCCCCCGGTCAGCGACGGCTGATCAGAATGCCGGCGAGAAAGCCCACCGTGCCCGCAATCAGTACCGACGCCAATGGATAACTTCCGACAGCCTCGCCAACATCCCGAGAGCCGCGCCGCGCATAGCGACGACCTTCGTCGTACATCTGGCCTGCGAGATCACCGGCATCGCGCAAACCGTCCTTGGCCTGGCCGTAAAGGTTCTGTCCCTTGCCCTCGATCTGACGCGCAACGCCTTCCGCGCGGATATCCTGATTGCCGGTTACATGTCCGGCGGCTTCTTCCAGTTTCCCACCGAACTCCTTCGCTGCTCCCTTGATGCGGTCCGTATCCATCGTCATCACTCCTGTTGTCTAACCTGAATTGCTGGAACACCACGACGAGCACAGGCAACGCGGGCTCTTCACTTCTTGAGCAAATCGCGGGCAGCATCCTTTGCCTTGCCGACCTGAGCCTGCGCTTTGCCGGCCAGTTGCTCGGCCTTACCTTCGACCGTCAGCTTGTCGTTGCCGGTCACCTTGCCGACCGCTTCCTTGATGGAACCCTTGATCTGTTCGGCGGTGCCTTTGATGCGATTCTTGTCCATAATGAAGCCTTCTCCGTTGAGTTGTCGCGAGTGAACTCGTTCATCGCGGAGTAGGTGGGGAACACGGCTTCAAGCACAATGAACTGATTGCACCAGTTCGGTGGTGAATCCGTACTAGCATCTCTATTTTCTGGCGATGTAGCCGTTCTCGCGTCCCCAGATCACGGCGTCAGTCCGACGGTGAACGCCGAGCTTTCGATAGAGCGACGCCACGTGATTGCGCACCGTATTGGGCGAACGCCGAAGCCGCTTGCCAATCGCAGCGTCGCTGAGGCCTTGGGAGATCAGCACCAGCACCTCGCGTTCGCGCGCCGACAGCTGCTCCGCCGGCTTAGAATCTTCCGATCTGCCTGGCCGACGGAAAGCAGCGAGCTTCTCCAGAATGCCCTTGCTAAGCCATGAGGCATCGGTCATGACGGCCTCGATCGCCTGCACAAGCTCGCGCTCGGAGCGCTTCCGGTCCGTGATATCCAGAAACGTGGCGAGTGCGCAGATCTGGTCGCCTATTGTCACAGTCTCGGCAGAGACGACACAATCGAGTTCGTTGCCGTTCTTGCTGGCAAGACAGGCCTCCAACTTGGAAACGTGACCGGATTGCTCAATCTCACGTTCGAACTGACTTTGAGCTTCTGGCCGTGCCCAAAGCCGCATTTCACCGAGGCTTCGACCAATCAGTTCGGCGCTGGTGTGCCCGAACTGAGCGACAAATGCTTCGTTGACCATGAGGAACGTATGGCCATCCATCCTCAGCAGCGCCGTCGGCACCGGGGAGAGCTGAAACGACTTGGCAAACCGCTCTTCACTCTGGCGCAACGCGGACTCGGCCTTGGCACGCGCATCCAGGTCGGCGAACGTAAAGAGCATACAAGCGTCGTCGCCGATTTCGATTGGCTGGCCGGCCAGAATCACGAGTTTCGATCCACCCGAGCGCAGCGGAAGCTGCACCTCCGTTTGTGGAATCGTCCTGCCCTCGGCGAGGCGCTCCTGAATCGTCTCGGCTTTCTCGACCCCGTTCAGTAGGCCGACCTCCGCGAGCGAGCGGCCGAAAACGTCGTCGCGCGCATACCCCAACATATCCAGGAAACCCTGGTTGACCTTGACGAGGATTTGGTCCGCCAGCCGACAGATGAAGGCCGGGGCAGGATTGGCGTTGAAGGTACGCTCGAAGCGGGCCTCTGCGGCATAGCGCTCGGTCACATCGGCGATCACCAGCACCAGGCAATCGGGGTTTCCCTTGGTGTCAGTAATGACGAGACTTCGTATCTGATGCACCCACTCCGTATCGTTGCTGGCCCGAGGGGCGACGGCGACGACAACATCGACAAATGTCTCTCCTGCGACAACCCGTTCGGCAGGATATTTGCGTTTGCCAAGCAGGTGATTGTTGCGGTACCGCAGCACGAAGTTCTTGCGGTACTCGTCGACGGACGTCCCGAGCTGGGCGAGCTCTTCCACACCATGCATCTTCAGGGCGGATTCGTTCGCCCAGGTAATGGTCTGGTCCGGCTCGATAAGGATCACGCCTTCACTCAGGCCGGCAATGATTTTCTGAAGCTGCGAACGATCGATCGTATGCGTCAAGATCCGTTCTCGACAGTATGGTTGAACGACGGACCGACAATCACGACGCTTCACAGCGAACCAAGCATGCCCGCAAGCTCACCCCGTGTCGCCTTCCGGCGGAAACCCTTGGACCGCTAAGCGTTGCGACAACCCTCTCCAAGACGGTCCCAGGAATCGACTTTTGCAACAGGAGTCCCGGACCGTTTGTTGGACATCGATAGGCCTTGAGGCGTGATGTGGGGAAGACATTCGATCCCGTTACAATCTCGTTCGGTCGTTTTGGTTCCACCCTGCCCGAAGGGCCTCAATCCCTCCGAAGCGATCGCCGAGCTCAAGTTCAAGATGGTCGAACGCCAGA
The window above is part of the Bradyrhizobium sp. PSBB068 genome. Proteins encoded here:
- a CDS encoding CsbD family protein, producing the protein MDKNRIKGTAEQIKGSIKEAVGKVTGNDKLTVEGKAEQLAGKAQAQVGKAKDAARDLLKK
- a CDS encoding CsbD family protein, whose product is MDTDRIKGAAKEFGGKLEEAAGHVTGNQDIRAEGVARQIEGKGQNLYGQAKDGLRDAGDLAGQMYDEGRRYARRGSRDVGEAVGSYPLASVLIAGTVGFLAGILISRR
- a CDS encoding PAS domain S-box protein — its product is MTHTIDRSQLQKIIAGLSEGVILIEPDQTITWANESALKMHGVEELAQLGTSVDEYRKNFVLRYRNNHLLGKRKYPAERVVAGETFVDVVVAVAPRASNDTEWVHQIRSLVITDTKGNPDCLVLVIADVTERYAAEARFERTFNANPAPAFICRLADQILVKVNQGFLDMLGYARDDVFGRSLAEVGLLNGVEKAETIQERLAEGRTIPQTEVQLPLRSGGSKLVILAGQPIEIGDDACMLFTFADLDARAKAESALRQSEERFAKSFQLSPVPTALLRMDGHTFLMVNEAFVAQFGHTSAELIGRSLGEMRLWARPEAQSQFEREIEQSGHVSKLEACLASKNGNELDCVVSAETVTIGDQICALATFLDITDRKRSERELVQAIEAVMTDASWLSKGILEKLAAFRRPGRSEDSKPAEQLSAREREVLVLISQGLSDAAIGKRLRRSPNTVRNHVASLYRKLGVHRRTDAVIWGRENGYIARK